The Armatimonadota bacterium region AACGAGAACAGCCCACGCGCTACTGCGCCACCCTTCGCGATGAGAAAATGGTAGCAAACCCGAAGGTCATCGAGGGGTTCGCAAACGGGCGCGCTGTGCACCACCACGCGACGGAGGGCGCACGGGGGGAACCAGTCCGGCGGTAAAAAAAGTCCCTCCACCCGGTGGGTCTCGACCTCGCCACCGGTGGAGGGATTGGACGAACAACCCACGCTACGGCAGCTGGCTTTGAACACGTTTGAGTGCTGATTCCAGCGCATCCAGCATCTCCCGACTGGCGTCGTGTTCCACGCGAACGTTGTCGCGGAACTTCTCCGGACGCCGTGCCTTCAGCAGGAACATCAGCAACGTGTCGCTGCCGGCAAGCGCACGGCGCACGGCTTCGTCCTCCAGCGCGTCTGTGCCCTGTTCCCAAGCGTCCTGCCACTGCTGGGCGAAGGTCTGGCTGCGTGACCGACACCGGTAAGCGTGTTGTCGGGAAATGCCTGCCAACCGGCTGGCTTGCGAAACGCTGCAACCACGCGCGAGGGCTGCAAGAAACTTCTCACGCCACATCTTTTTTATGGGTGTCACCTTTGTCACCTGTCACCTCTCAGCCATGCGCTGAAACGGCTCCGGCGGTGGAGGCACCTCGCAGGGTGGCAGTTTGGCTAGCCACGCTTCGGCGTCGGTTGGCGTCGTCACACGGTCAGCAGCCAGCGTGGTCAGCTGGCGGGCTGTTCGTTCGTAACCACGCAAGGCAGCCAATTGGTACTCGTGACCGCGCCTGCGCCTCACGAGTTCGTCCACACGCTGCCGAATCTGTTCCAACTCGTGAAGCAACGGTTGCAACTTAGCGTCTAATTCGGCGATGCGCTGTTCTTCGTTGTTCGCCAACTGCGCGTACCATTGCGCTGCTGCCTCCGCTGCCTGCAGGACGGCACGATGCACCTGGGCAGGCAACGAGTGCTTTCGTGTGATTGTTGCAAGCACGGTCGCCTCGTTACCGCTGCTAAGCATCTGCTGTTCGTTCTCAAGTAATTCACGCCACGAGGCAATGAGTGCCGACGCGCGTTCTAGCGCTTGCTGGTAGTCGGTCATAGCGTCACCCCCTCGGGCATGGGCACGGACACGCCCGAACGGGCAAGCTGCTGGAGTGCCGACTGGAAGCGTCGGCGAAGCTCTGCCAACCGCACTTGCGCGAACGGGTCGGGGTCTGTGCCCATCTGCTGCAGTTCGCGTTCAATAGACAAAATCAGTTCGCGCACGTCGTTCAGCGCGTTGAATCTTTCAGTTTCGCTGAAAGACGGCTCAAAGCGACTTTGCTGCAGTTCCAAAATCGCGATTTTGGCTTGAATGTCCATAACCGATTTACCTCCTGGCTTTCTGTTTTTAGTGTACGACTTTGGGCTAAGTTTTGTCAACATCGGTTGGCGCGGTGGGCTTTTCGCACAACGCTTGAATCTCCCAAAGCCGGTCGTACAATTCGGCAGCTTCCGGCGCCGTCAACTGCCCACGCGCCCGCGCACGCGCCAGCAGATTCTCCACCCGCGCCAGCAGCACGCGCGTCTCATGACGCCTTCCATCGGCATCGTTTGCAGTAAAATGTTTGTCACCCATCCGGCACCTCCAACAAGCGAACCGTCGCACACTGGACACATTGCCAGTGCACCATGCCGTTGCTTAGCCGGTACGGACGGTGGACGGTTGTTGTCTGGCACACACCGCACCAGCCACGAACAGGGTAGCCGTCTTGCGGAGTAACAGAAGTAACAGAAGTAACAGTATTTTCAAACCGATCTCCACTTGTTTCATATAGGGTTTCAGAAATCGTTACTTCTGTTACTTCTGTTACCGGCGGGTCGTTTTTCCAACAGATGCCAATCCACGCCCACCACTTGCGTTCTCCTTTTTGCGCTTCTTCGTACCCAAGTTCGCGCATTCGCTGGTTCACGCGCCGTGTCTGGTACTGGTTCATTCCGCGTGCTTGTAGCCACTCGTTCAGCCGGTCATTGAACTCATACTTGAACACGTAATCATCCGTCCGGAATGTCCTGTCGCAGTGTTCGGCAATGAACGTCTGAAGCGGGTCGGACAGTTCCTCATACATCCGGCGCTTCTCAGCAACCGACACGTCGCCGGTCATCTGGAACCCATTTTCCAACAGACGCTGAAGCACCGCCACCGCTTGTGTGACACACCAGGCGAACTCTCGCGCTTTCACGTCCGGTGGCAGCAAGTCCAGTTCCGTCTCAATTCGCGGGTCTTCGGCGAACTGGTGTTCAAACCGCACGATGAAGGCACGTCTGTAAAAAGCGTCTGTCCGGTCGTGTGTCAGCGGTAGCGCGTTGCCGGTAAAGAGTAGCTTCGCATGGTTCCGGAATGTGACCGGTTCGCGGTACTTTCGGTCGGCAGTCAAAAGGTCACCGCCGGTCAAACTCTTCAGCGTGTCCGTCTGTGCCAGGTCGTCATAGCGAAGTTCGCCAGAAAACGCAAGCAGCTTCCGATGCAACTGCGCGACGGCAAACCGGTTCCCGCCTAAATCATGAAGCGTCACGTTCGCCACGTTCTCCGTGCCTAACGCCGTCATTAGCATTTTCATTAAGTACGACTTGCCCGCACTCGCTTTGCCAATCCAGAAGAACGCGCGTTGCAGGGGGTAGCCGCGCCACAGGCAATAAGCCAGGAACTCCCAGAAGTGTGTCCGAATCGCTTCGGGGAACGCGCCAAGACGCACTGCCAGCAACTCGCTGTGCGCGTCGGGGTCATACCGCCAGGGCAGTTTACTGGTGAAGCCGTCTTCGGGCGTGTAGCCTCGCAGTTCGCCGGTGTGTAAGTCAAACACACCGTTGGCGAAGGGTATGAGTGTCGGCGGTGGCGTCGGCAACGGCGATTCATGCCAGCACAACTCGCGGATGTCCGCAATGACTTCGCGAACACAGGTCTCTTTCTTCCACTCTTCCGGCAGAACGCCATCTTCGCGGAGTAAGTTTGCCAAGAACGCTTCAGCGTCTTCGCGCCACACACCGGCTTGTTGGTCGTACCGGTAGAAATCGCCAGTGCGCAGGTCGCCACACGAGTAGAACCGGTGCAGGTGCAGAATCTTCTCTGTGAACCGGCGTGGCACAAACTTCGTCATCACGCGCACAGCGTCCGTGTGTTCGTGGTCGTGCCCGTTGCGCTGGTGCGGTTCGTAGAACTCGGTTTTATGCGCAAGCGCAGCCTCCAGCGTGCGTTGTCGGTAGTCTGGTCGGTCGCGCCACTTCTCACGTTGAGCGAGAGCGGATTGCGAGAACAGCCGTTCTGCACGGTGCTGGTCACCGCCCGTCCAAAACAGCAACATGCTTAGCAACGCGACGTCGGCTTCACTCTGGCTTGGGTAGCCAGACGTGTCACCGTTCCACAGACGCCGGAACTTCTCGCCGTTCGCGGCGCACATGGCTTTCTCAATCAACTCAGCGTCCGTCATTTCAAGCACACACTTCTGTGTCGGTGGCGGTGCTGGTTCGCTTTCTCTGCCGAACAGCAATTCGTAAATTTCCGTGACCTCTTGCTGCCGGTGGCACACTTCGGCTGGCGTTCCTGGCAGATGGTGACCTGTGAGGCTGATGAAACGGTTGTGGTCATACATCTCAACGACGCAGCCGTTGAATGTTGTGCGATTACGCGTACCGGGCAGTTTACCGAAGGCGACCAGTCGCAATCCCTTGCCGGACGGCGAGACCTCAGTGTATGTAGACATCTTGCGCACGATTTCAGTCACCCAGTCAGGCACACGCTGGTCTTCGCCGATGACTTCATCCAGGTCAATCGCCACCAGATTGAGTTCAGGCGTCAACGCGAGCCACAGACCGGCATACCCGTTGCGTTCGTACGCCTCGCAGGCGGTGGTGAAGTCAGCCCATGTGTTCGGGTCGCTAATGGACGCCAGTTCGCCGGTGTGCGGGTTGACAGGCAACTTCTTCGGCTTGCCCCCGTCGGGTGTTGGTGCGTACTTCCAACACGCCCACTGCGGGCAGCCGCGCAACTCGGCGGGAATGCCCGAGGGGTTAACTCTCGCTGTGGTCTGCATTTGCCCGTCGCCCCCCCACACGCAGCAACCGGCGCACCTCGCCTTCGGGGATGCGCACCCGTCCAGCGATGCGCACGGCGCGCACTTCGCCAAAGGCTACCCACCTGCGAACAGTCCACCGGCTTACGCCAAGTGTGCGCGCACATGCTGAGATGGTCAGCAGTCTCATAGTCTTCGCCTCCAGTATTCGGTTGTGTAAATGCAAGTGTTGGGAAAACAAGCGCGCGAGGGTGTGGTAGCCCGCGGTACTTCACGCTTGCTACCAATGCGCGCGTTTGGGGGAACTTTCGGGTCTCTCGTGATGGTTGGCTTCAGGCTAAATGAAAACGCTTGTTAAAGGTCGTTCTCCCCAATCGCCAATATTCAACTGTCTGTCCATATTTTACCACAGGTTGCAACGGAAATGCAAGTGGTTTGGCGGGCGCGTCGTGACGCCCGCCTCCTCCTCTACCTGCGTCCTCTGAGAAGATTCAACGGACTGTGCTGCTGGTGTGCCTGCCGAAGGTCGTCCTCCACCAGAGACAGGTATTGCTGTGTGGTCTTGAGGTCGCTGTGTCCCATGAGAAGCCTCAGGTGTTCCAGCGTAATGCCGTTGCGCAGAGACCATGTGGCGAAGGTGCGCCGTAGCTGGTGCGCACCTAACCGCAAGCCTGCACGCTTGCCTGCCTTGCGCACCGCTACCTTCAGCCCCTCTAAGGTGAGTGCGCCCCTGTCCCCCTGCCACAGCGGGCTGTCTGCCTGCAGTTTCACTCCCCCCTGTGACTGGTAAGCCTTCAGGTAACGTTGCACCGCAAGCCTCACCTCTGCACTCAACACCGCCACGCGATGCTTACCGCCCTTGCCCCTGATGACCAGCGTGTTTTGCATGGCGTCGCCCACACGCAACGAGTGCGCCTCGTGGATGCGCAGTCCGGTGTCCAGCAGCAGCAGAATCAACGCCCTGTCGCGAAGATTCAGCCAGTGCTTGCCTTCACACGCCTGCAGCACTTTCTCCACCTCTTCAGGCGTCAGGGCAGGTTTAAGCACCTGTTCGCGCTTGGGCGGTTCCACCTTCGCGAAGGGGTTGTGTGTAGTCAAGCCTTCACGGATGCACCAGTTCCAGAAGGCGCGAGGGTTGCGAAAGCAGTTGAACAGCGTGTGTGTGCTGATGCCTTGCTGCTGGCGGTAGAGTAGCCACCGGCGAATGTGCTGAGGGGTCACGTCGTCAAAGTCTGCACAACCCTGCTGTTGCAGGAAAGCCACGAAGGGGGTGACGTGTTCGCGGTAGCTTTGCACGGTGCGGGTGGACAGTTTACGTGCTTGCAGTGACTCCAGCCATACCTCCAATGCTGCCCGAAGCGTGTTTGTGTCAGTGATGACGAATCCGGCGGTCTGCATGTTTTTGCCTCCCGTTTGTGTTTTGGGTGGAGGCACAACATGTAGTGGGGTCTTTGCTGTTTGAGAGGTCAGGCACACAACATCCAGCGGTCTTGGGTGCGGGGGAGGGATTTGAACCCTCGACCTCCGGGTTATGAGCCCGGCGAGCTGACCGCTGCTCCACCCCGCGTCATCGCCCATTATTATATCATAAAATCGCGCACGGTGCAAACTGCCAGCCTTAGCGGAAGCGCCACAGCAGGTTCGCGCCCTTCTCCTGAGCCAGAATGGAAGCGGCGGAGTAGGTTTTGGCATGGCCGTCGGCAAAGAGGAGCGTCGCCAGCCCGCGATTGTCGCCTGTGGCAAAGTGGCGGGCGTAGAGCGGTTTCAACTGGGCGGGTGGGAGGTGGTTCAATTCCTGCACCAGATCGCGGTCTGCTACCAGAGGTGTGCCCAGACGCGGGTCTGTGAGATTAGGCTGCCCGACGTAGGGGTCAAACACGTAGCCTCGATACTTTTGCGCGGTGGGACCGCTGGCGGTATCTCCAAAGAGCGGCGTGCGTGCAGGCTCTTCCATCTGTACCAACACTGCAGGGGTAGAAAATCCCTCTCTTTCAGCAGGGTCGTACGCAGTGGCGGCGGTATAGCCCATCGAACCGATACCTCGTTGTGACCAGTCGGCAGGGAAGCCGCTGCCGCTGGCGCTGGGGCAGACGAAGATGTTTGTGTCTCGCACGTAGGGTTGTATCAACCGCGTCCAGATGCGCTCGGGGACAGAAGTTGGTACCGCGTAGTTGGTGGACGGTAGAAGCGCTTCATCATAGTCCTGTGTGTAGGTGGATACCGCCATCGCCAGCTGTCGCGCGTTGGACAGGCAACCGGTCATACGTGCCCGCTCGCGCGCCTGACTGAAAACCGGCAGGAGTATTGCTGCCAGTATAGCGATGACGGTGATGACCACCAGCAGTTCGATGAGTGTGAAACCATCGCGTCGCATGGTATCATTATACTACCATAGGCGAAGGAGATACCACACGGAGGGTGAACAGGAAACATGTCTATAGCCTACAATCGAAGCTGCGGACTATGGACAAATACAGAGGAACATTTCTACCGTGACAAGGTGATCCATCCGATTCGCCAGCAGGGACCGCGCTGTGTAGCCACTACCCTGGCGATGCTTACCGCAACCGAGCCTGAACGCTTTTACCCACCTGTCATCAACACACAGGACCCTGTGTCATGGTCTGAGGCGCTGCGTCCATTTGGGATGAAGCTGGCTTACTGTCCTGCTGATGTCCGCAAACTACGGTTCTATATGGATGAACTCGTCGGCTATGATGACCTGTTTCTGTTGTGCTACTATACTGCATCGGGAGAGGAAATCCTGTCCGACCCTGATGAGACAGGGTGGGTCTGTGGTTCGCATGTGGTCATTTTGCATCGCGATCGGATTATTGATCCCGCCTCCGGTACGGTGCAGCCCGCACGAGAGCATGTTTGCAATCACTGTCATACAAAGCGCATCTTCCGGGTAGTGCCCTCTGAGCATCCGCGCGGTTTGTAGGCGAGACCCGGTATACCTGTGAGATGCCGATGAAGAAGTGGCAGGAACACTACGGCACTTTGCGTTTCGGCTGCAACCGTCCCCCCACAGCAAACGTCTTTAAATCGTGGTTGTGTGCAATGCCGCATTCCAGATGTGGTGCCGAGCACACATGAAACGTTTAAGTGCAGGAGGAGAGACATGTGCAGACGCAGCAGAACCGCATTCACCCTGATTGAGTTGCTGGTGGTTATCGCAATTATCGCGATACTGGCAGCGATCCTGTTCCCTGTTTTTGCGCAGGCGCGGGAAAAAGCACGTGCTGCCAGCTGTTTGTCCAACCAGAAACAGCTGGGTATCGCCTGTTCTATGTATGTGCAGGACTGGGACGGTATCCTACCGGGTCTTGCTTGGGGGCGCTGGGTTGGTCCAGTAGATGACCCTGCTACCGGACCCAACTACTGGGCACAGATGAGTCCCTATATCAAGAACAATGGAATTTGGGACTGCCCGAGCGCGCCCATTGGCGAGTACTACATCCCAGGGCATGTGAACCTCGCCTACTACGCTAACTGGTGGGCAATCTGGATGAACCCGCAGGCGGAGGCGTCTTTGCGCGAACCTGCCCGGTGCCCACTGTTCGTGGATGCTGGTGAGAAGTGGGGCTATACCTGGGAGTGTGATACCTGCGGATACGAGGAGTGGCCCCGTCCTCTACACAGCAACGGCATCAACGCGGTGTTCGCCGACGGACATGTGAAGTGGACCCCGCATGCCACCTACCGCCAGACCTGGTGGTGGGCATGTTGGGGCGCGTGGAACGCGGCAGACTACGGTATCGAATGTCCGCAGTAGGAGGCAGAGCGGTGAACAAGCAGATTAGCCAGACCACAGCCATTATCGTCATTGCTGTGGTAGTAGTGCTCGTGGTGGTGGTTGGCTGGTATATGATGAACCGTCCCAAGAAGCTCTCCTACCCGCCCAACTTTAACCCGGCGATGCCACCTACTACAGCTCCGGGCGCCCCTGCAGGCAGTGTGGGCAGGTAAGCGCATCGCGAGGCAGGAAAGGCAAGTGTCTGGACAGAACAGGAGGGCAGGTGGAACACCTGCCCTCTCTCATCGTTATTGCAAGGAGTGACCTGATGCGAATTGCTGGACTGATAGCCACCGCTGCGATGGCAGCCTTGTGTACGTTTGCTCTGTCAGCCCCTCAATCCCCCATGCGGGTCGGTGCCCAGCAAGATAGCTCCCACCTTGTCGCGACGGCTCAGCTCGTCCGCCCTGCTGGGGATAGCCTGCAGTTCGGAGGAAGACCGGTGGACATAGCGCTCTCCCCGGACGGGTGCACGCTCTATGTCAAGGACAACCGCGGTATCGTGGTCGTCGATGTGGAGACGTGGACGGTGCGACAGGAGCTTCCTGTGGGGCGTGGAGGCAGCTCCATGCAGGGGATTGCGGTCTCTCCCGATGGCAAAAGGGTATATCTCAGCAACGCTGCCAGCCAGCTGCTCGAAGCAATTGTTCAGGCGGACGGCAGCCTGCAGTGGGGCAGGCGTATGGACATGCCGCAGCCAGCGGCAGGGGGTGAAAGCTACCCCTGCGGTATCGCTCTGAGCGCGGATGGCGGTACGGCGTATGTGGCTCTCTCACGCAACAACAGCCTCGCGGTGGTAGACCTGCAAGAAGGCAAGGTGGCTGCACAGATTCCGGTGGGCGTTGCGCCGTTTGCGGTCAAAGTGTCGGCGGATGGGCGCCGGGCGTATGTGTCCAACTGGGGCGGTCGCCATCCCCGAACAGGAGAGAAAACCGCCCCAAGCTCAGGAACGCCTGCCCTGATAGACCCGCGCGGCGTGGCGGCAAGCGGAACCGTATCGGTGGTGGACTTGCAGACGAAAGCGGTGATCGCGGAGATAGAGGTTGGGTTGCAACCGGGCGGACTGGCTCTCGTCGAGGTGCACCACCGTCTTTATGTTGCCAACGCCAACTCCGATACGGTGAGCGTGATAGATACCGGCTCCTTGCAGGTGGTGGAGACGATTTCCGTGCGTCCTGATGCCTCTTTGCCCTTTGGCAGTATGCCCAACGCGCTTGCTCTCACGCCAGATGGAGACAGGCTGTTCGTCGCCAATGGAGGCAACAACGCGGTGGCGGTGATTCGCATCGACCACCAGCGCAGGCGGAGCAGGTTGGAGGGGTTCATTCCCGCGGGCTGGTATCCGGGCGCGGTGCTGACCGACGGCAAAAGGCTGTTTGTGGCGAACATCAAGGGGTTGGGTTCCCGCAACCGCCAGCCGGAGCAGAAGGGATGGAGCGTATACAGCTTTTTAGGTACCGTGCAGCGAGTGGATATCCCATCTCGTCCGCAGCTCGCCCGCTATACCGCGCAGGTGAAACGCGATGCCCGTGTGCCGCAGATACTGCGAGCGTGGGAGCGAGTGCAAACGGGTAAGAAGCCCGTGCCGGTGCCGGAAAGGGTGGGGGAGCCATCCGTCTTCGAGCACGTGGTGTATATCATTAAGGAGAACCGCACCTATGACCAGGTATTCGGCGCCATCGGCAAAGGGGATAGCGAACCATCGCTATGTGTCTTTGGCAGAGAGGTGACACCCAATCACCACGCGCTTGCCGAGCAGTTTGTGCTGCTGGATAACTACTACTGCAACGGCGTCAACTCGGCGGACGGACATGCATGGTCTACCGAGGGCAACGCCACCGCTTATCTAGAGCGTTCTTTCGGCGGATGGACACGCAGCTACCCCTTCGGCGATGACCCGCTATCGTACTCCTCCACCGGCTTCCTGTGGGACCATGTGCTGGCAGCCGGTCTCTCTTTCCGCAATTACGGCGAGATGGACTACGCGGAGCCTGTGCCCGCCAATGCTTCCTTCGTGGACATCTACAGGGATTTTGTGGAGGGTAAACGTAGCATCCGCTTCACACAGAACATCGGTATAGAGAACCTGCGTCGCTACAGCTGTCGGAACTACCCGGGCTGGAACATGCGCATTCCCGATGTGCTCCGTGCGGAGGTTTTCTTGAAGGAGCTCAGGGAGTTTGAGCGCAAAGGCTACTTCCCGAATCTGGTAATAGTGTATCTGCCTCAAGACCACACCTCCGGCACACAGCCCGGTATGCCCACGCCACGCGCCCATGTTGCGGATAACGACCTCGCACTGGGACGCATTGTGGAGGGGATCAGTAAGAGCCGGTTCTGGCAGAAGACTTGCATCTTCGTCATCGAGGACGACCCGCAGGATGGTTTTGATCACGTGGACGGGCATCGCTCGGTGTGCTTGGTCATCAGCCCCTATACCAAACGCGGAGCAGTAGTCAGCGAGTTTTACAACCAGAGCTCGGTGCTGCATACCATCTGCCGTATTCTGGGCATTCCGCCGATGAACC contains the following coding sequences:
- the xerD gene encoding tyrosine recombinase XerD — encoded protein: MQTAGFVITDTNTLRAALEVWLESLQARKLSTRTVQSYREHVTPFVAFLQQQGCADFDDVTPQHIRRWLLYRQQQGISTHTLFNCFRNPRAFWNWCIREGLTTHNPFAKVEPPKREQVLKPALTPEEVEKVLQACEGKHWLNLRDRALILLLLDTGLRIHEAHSLRVGDAMQNTLVIRGKGGKHRVAVLSAEVRLAVQRYLKAYQSQGGVKLQADSPLWQGDRGALTLEGLKVAVRKAGKRAGLRLGAHQLRRTFATWSLRNGITLEHLRLLMGHSDLKTTQQYLSLVEDDLRQAHQQHSPLNLLRGRR
- a CDS encoding phosphoesterase encodes the protein MEHLPSLIVIARSDLMRIAGLIATAAMAALCTFALSAPQSPMRVGAQQDSSHLVATAQLVRPAGDSLQFGGRPVDIALSPDGCTLYVKDNRGIVVVDVETWTVRQELPVGRGGSSMQGIAVSPDGKRVYLSNAASQLLEAIVQADGSLQWGRRMDMPQPAAGGESYPCGIALSADGGTAYVALSRNNSLAVVDLQEGKVAAQIPVGVAPFAVKVSADGRRAYVSNWGGRHPRTGEKTAPSSGTPALIDPRGVAASGTVSVVDLQTKAVIAEIEVGLQPGGLALVEVHHRLYVANANSDTVSVIDTGSLQVVETISVRPDASLPFGSMPNALALTPDGDRLFVANGGNNAVAVIRIDHQRRRSRLEGFIPAGWYPGAVLTDGKRLFVANIKGLGSRNRQPEQKGWSVYSFLGTVQRVDIPSRPQLARYTAQVKRDARVPQILRAWERVQTGKKPVPVPERVGEPSVFEHVVYIIKENRTYDQVFGAIGKGDSEPSLCVFGREVTPNHHALAEQFVLLDNYYCNGVNSADGHAWSTEGNATAYLERSFGGWTRSYPFGDDPLSYSSTGFLWDHVLAAGLSFRNYGEMDYAEPVPANASFVDIYRDFVEGKRSIRFTQNIGIENLRRYSCRNYPGWNMRIPDVLRAEVFLKELREFERKGYFPNLVIVYLPQDHTSGTQPGMPTPRAHVADNDLALGRIVEGISKSRFWQKTCIFVIEDDPQDGFDHVDGHRSVCLVISPYTKRGAVVSEFYNQSSVLHTICRILGIPPMNQMVAMSPVMTACFTEKPDFTPYTALPNRIPLDELNPPLHTLNPHQRHWAEASLRLPLDKPDRADEDLLNRVIWHAVKGVETPYPAEFAGAHGKGLAARGLVFAEEEEE